A single region of the Pirellulales bacterium genome encodes:
- a CDS encoding alpha/beta hydrolase — MNTIVATAILLVASPALAADPVMHRDLPYAGAQSDKARPKNNFSTEPSPLAPEGRVRGSKSGSYFSAELKQTLDVYAPSRGKDHPIVFWIHGGGWQSGDKQDVDKKPPAFVEKGFVFVSTNYRLFPAVTPKLIAQDVAKALRWTHDHATEFGGDPNAIFVMGHSAGAQLAALICTDQRYLKAEGLPLSIVKGCIPVDGDTYDLPMQIATVEKKRADFFRRAFGDEQSQKDLSSVMHIARGKGIPPFLLVYVANHPETRPQAERLAKALQEAGVSAKLFAAERTNHVKLNADMGPPDDKPTQAVFEFTEGVLERR; from the coding sequence ATGAACACGATCGTCGCCACAGCGATCCTGCTTGTCGCCTCCCCCGCCCTCGCCGCCGATCCGGTGATGCATCGTGATTTGCCCTATGCCGGGGCACAAAGCGATAAGGCTCGGCCGAAAAACAATTTCTCCACAGAGCCTTCTCCCCTTGCGCCAGAGGGCAGGGTGCGGGGTTCAAAAAGCGGAAGTTATTTTTCGGCCGAGCTTAAGCAGACTCTTGATGTCTATGCTCCAAGCCGGGGCAAAGACCATCCGATCGTGTTTTGGATTCATGGCGGCGGCTGGCAAAGCGGCGACAAACAAGACGTGGATAAGAAACCGCCGGCTTTCGTCGAGAAGGGATTTGTGTTCGTTTCGACGAATTATCGATTGTTTCCCGCCGTGACGCCCAAGCTGATTGCCCAAGACGTGGCAAAAGCGCTGAGGTGGACCCACGATCATGCTACCGAGTTCGGCGGCGATCCGAACGCGATCTTCGTGATGGGTCATTCCGCCGGAGCGCAACTGGCGGCCCTGATTTGCACGGACCAGCGCTACCTGAAGGCCGAGGGCCTGCCGCTCTCGATTGTCAAAGGCTGCATCCCGGTCGATGGCGACACCTACGATCTGCCGATGCAGATTGCCACTGTGGAAAAGAAGCGAGCAGATTTTTTTAGACGAGCCTTTGGCGACGAGCAAAGCCAAAAAGATTTGTCGTCGGTCATGCACATCGCCCGCGGCAAGGGCATTCCGCCGTTCTTGCTCGTCTATGTCGCAAATCATCCGGAAACACGGCCACAAGCCGAGCGGCTCGCCAAAGCCCTGCAAGAAGCCGGCGTTTCGGCGAAGCTGTTTGCTGCCGAGAGAACGAATCACGTCAAGCTCAATGCCGACATGGGCCCGCCCGACGACAAGCCGACCCAAGCGGTTTTCGAATTCACGGAGGGAGTGTTGGAGAGGCGGTAA
- a CDS encoding response regulator, giving the protein MNREPIVYIVDDDPAYSESMSVLLISIGLKSKCFSSGLDYLNQFDSQAPGVLLLDVRMPNISGLSLQERLSKEPLCVPIIILTGHADVPTAIRAMQRGAAGFFQKTLSEMELCDAIQKAVAEDAKHRAEHAKHAKILARMDRLTPAEKQVLELILVGRPNKTIASNLGVSRRAVEDRRSRIMQKLEVDSLPELVRLASDAGMGPQE; this is encoded by the coding sequence ATGAATCGCGAACCGATCGTATACATCGTTGATGATGACCCGGCCTATTCTGAATCGATGTCGGTGTTGCTCATTTCGATCGGATTGAAGTCGAAATGTTTTTCCAGCGGCCTGGATTACTTGAATCAGTTCGACTCGCAGGCGCCCGGGGTTTTGCTGCTCGACGTCCGTATGCCGAATATCAGCGGTCTGTCGTTGCAAGAGCGGTTGTCGAAAGAGCCCTTGTGTGTGCCGATCATCATTTTGACCGGCCATGCCGATGTGCCAACCGCCATTCGCGCGATGCAGCGGGGAGCGGCTGGATTCTTTCAGAAGACGCTCAGCGAAATGGAACTGTGCGATGCAATTCAGAAAGCGGTCGCCGAGGATGCCAAGCATCGCGCCGAGCATGCCAAGCACGCGAAAATTCTAGCTCGCATGGACCGGCTCACACCGGCCGAGAAACAGGTGCTCGAGCTGATTCTGGTAGGCCGCCCAAATAAGACGATCGCTTCGAATTTGGGCGTAAGTCGTCGCGCGGTGGAAGATCGCCGGTCGCGGATCATGCAAAAACTCGAAGTCGATTCGCTGCCGGAACTGGTGCGGCTAGCGTCGGACGCGGGCATGGGGCCGCAGGAATGA